A single Tenacibaculum sp. 190524A02b DNA region contains:
- a CDS encoding 1-aminocyclopropane-1-carboxylate deaminase/D-cysteine desulfhydrase, which produces MFDIIENTTNQQVFLSVLKEKKVELFIKREDTIHPFVSGNKYRKLKYNIEEAIHQKKQTLLTFGGAFSNHIAAVASAGNLSKLKTIGIIRGEELANKLDEVLVKNATLKHAYENGMHLKFVSREDYRKKEENIFIEVLKEEFGDFYLIPEGGTNELAIRGCKEILQPKDEKFDYICCAIGTGGTISGIINSVKNHQKVIGFPALKGDFLQKEIESLAKRNDNWELTKEYHFGGYGKFNEELIRFINQFKKETKIPLDPIYTGKMLFGIIDMVSKNSFPEGSKILAIHTGGLQGIKGANEKLKNKGEIVIE; this is translated from the coding sequence ATGTTTGACATTATAGAAAATACCACCAACCAACAAGTTTTTCTTTCTGTTTTAAAAGAAAAAAAAGTAGAACTTTTTATAAAAAGAGAAGACACAATTCATCCGTTTGTTTCTGGAAATAAGTATAGAAAATTAAAATATAATATTGAAGAAGCAATACATCAGAAAAAACAAACGTTACTTACTTTTGGAGGAGCATTTTCAAATCACATAGCTGCAGTAGCTTCAGCAGGAAACTTATCTAAGTTAAAGACAATAGGAATTATTAGAGGAGAAGAACTTGCTAATAAATTAGATGAAGTTCTAGTAAAGAATGCTACGTTAAAACACGCTTATGAAAATGGAATGCATTTAAAATTTGTGAGTAGAGAAGATTACCGAAAAAAAGAAGAGAACATTTTTATAGAAGTTTTGAAAGAGGAGTTTGGTGATTTTTACCTAATCCCAGAAGGAGGAACTAATGAATTGGCTATTAGAGGTTGCAAAGAAATCTTACAACCTAAAGATGAAAAATTCGATTATATTTGTTGCGCAATAGGAACTGGTGGAACTATTTCAGGGATAATAAACTCGGTTAAAAACCATCAAAAAGTGATAGGATTTCCTGCGTTAAAAGGTGATTTTTTACAAAAAGAAATAGAAAGCCTTGCTAAAAGGAATGATAATTGGGAATTAACAAAAGAATATCATTTTGGAGGTTATGGAAAGTTTAATGAAGAATTGATACGTTTTATCAATCAATTTAAGAAAGAAACAAAAATTCCTTTAGATCCTATATATACTGGTAAAATGCTTTTTGGGATTATAGATATGGTTTCTAAAAATTCTTTTCCAGAAGGAAGTAAAATTTTAGCAATTCATACAGGAGGATTACAAGGAATAAAAGGCGCTAATGAGAAATTGAAAAATAAAGGAGAAATAGTAATAGAATAG
- a CDS encoding glucosaminidase domain-containing protein: MKLRVGLIIGISTLFLASCGSSKKVVESPRKKVILEREDEKAPELPQLEQVTKTRKTTTNHTVAYVEKFAPIAVRKMYEHNIPASITLAQGILESGSGRSPLAIRSNNHFGIKCHRGWQGKSVTHDDDRKGECFRKYKYPETSYEDHSKFLTSRKRYASLFKLKHTDYKGWAYGLRRAGYATDKRYPQKLIGIIKKYNLTKYDYMKPSKTTQPTTPVKTVGNYYEVKKGDTLYSIARKFQISVKQIKEVNGLRDNTISIGQHLLIQ, from the coding sequence ATGAAGTTAAGAGTAGGTTTAATTATTGGTATCAGCACGCTTTTTTTAGCAAGTTGTGGATCAAGTAAAAAAGTAGTGGAAAGCCCTAGAAAAAAAGTAATTCTAGAGCGAGAAGATGAAAAAGCACCTGAGTTACCACAATTAGAACAAGTAACAAAAACTAGGAAAACTACTACGAACCATACCGTAGCGTATGTAGAGAAATTTGCACCAATTGCTGTACGTAAAATGTATGAGCATAATATACCTGCAAGTATTACTTTAGCCCAAGGAATTTTAGAGTCTGGAAGTGGAAGAAGCCCTCTTGCAATTCGTTCAAATAATCATTTTGGAATTAAATGTCATAGAGGCTGGCAAGGAAAAAGTGTAACTCATGATGACGATAGAAAAGGAGAATGTTTTAGGAAATACAAATATCCAGAAACCTCTTATGAAGATCATTCTAAGTTTTTAACTTCTCGTAAACGTTATGCCAGTTTATTTAAATTAAAACATACAGATTATAAAGGCTGGGCATATGGATTAAGGAGAGCTGGATACGCGACTGATAAAAGATACCCACAAAAATTAATAGGAATCATCAAAAAATATAATCTAACAAAATATGATTATATGAAACCTTCAAAAACTACACAACCTACTACACCAGTTAAAACAGTAGGGAATTATTACGAAGTTAAAAAAGGAGACACTTTATATTCTATAGCAAGAAAATTTCAAATAAGTGTTAAGCAAATAAAAGAAGTAAATGGCTTACGTGATAATACCATTAGCATTGGACAACATTTATTAATACAATAA
- a CDS encoding vWA domain-containing protein, with protein MKTHTIYFLLASLFIGTVNATDAEKISKPMIKVALLLDTSNSMDGLINQAKAQLWEIVNELSYAKCKGESPNLEIALYEYGNDDLAIKKGFIRKVLAFTNDLDAISERLFSLDTNGGKEYCGEVIQTSIDELEWGKQNDDLKMIFIAGNEPFTQGKTHFKDAIIDAKEKGITVNTIFCGDYNQGISGSWQEGAHLGEGDYMTINHNKKIVHVVTPYDKDIIILNKKLNKTYLYYGNKGASKYSNQAKQDANATVLDEVVAVKRAVTKSSKMYSNASWDLVDASKDKKFDYKKLKKKQLPKTLQNKSEKEIEVYVEKKRKEREVIQQKIQYLNTKRKRYALKKQNENSKNNELNRVMINAIKKQAKKKNYSW; from the coding sequence ATGAAAACACATACAATATATTTCTTATTAGCTTCCTTGTTTATAGGAACAGTAAATGCTACAGATGCTGAAAAAATTAGCAAACCAATGATTAAAGTGGCTTTATTATTAGACACAAGTAATAGTATGGATGGGCTCATTAACCAAGCTAAAGCACAATTGTGGGAAATAGTTAATGAACTATCGTATGCAAAATGTAAAGGAGAATCTCCTAATTTAGAGATTGCCTTGTATGAATATGGAAATGATGATTTAGCTATTAAAAAAGGATTTATTAGAAAAGTGTTGGCTTTTACAAATGATTTAGATGCTATTTCCGAACGTTTATTTTCTTTAGATACTAATGGAGGAAAAGAGTATTGTGGAGAAGTTATTCAGACTTCTATTGACGAATTAGAATGGGGAAAACAAAATGATGATTTAAAAATGATTTTTATTGCCGGAAATGAACCTTTTACACAAGGAAAAACTCATTTTAAAGATGCAATTATTGATGCTAAAGAAAAAGGAATTACAGTGAATACTATTTTTTGTGGAGATTATAACCAAGGAATTTCAGGTAGCTGGCAAGAAGGAGCTCATTTAGGCGAAGGTGATTATATGACGATTAATCATAATAAAAAGATTGTACATGTGGTTACTCCTTATGATAAAGACATTATTATTTTAAATAAAAAACTAAACAAAACGTATTTGTATTATGGAAATAAAGGTGCTTCTAAATACAGTAATCAAGCCAAGCAAGATGCCAATGCTACAGTTTTAGATGAAGTGGTTGCGGTTAAAAGAGCTGTTACTAAAAGCTCAAAAATGTATAGTAATGCTTCTTGGGACTTAGTAGATGCTTCAAAGGATAAAAAGTTTGATTACAAAAAATTAAAGAAAAAACAATTACCAAAAACATTACAAAATAAATCGGAAAAAGAAATTGAAGTGTATGTGGAAAAGAAACGTAAAGAACGTGAAGTAATACAACAAAAAATTCAATATTTAAATACAAAAAGAAAAAGATATGCTTTGAAAAAGCAAAACGAAAATTCCAAGAATAATGAACTTAATCGTGTGATGATTAACGCGATTAAAAAACAGGCCAAAAAGAAAAATTATTCTTGGTAA
- a CDS encoding SIMPL domain-containing protein, which translates to MKNLYFLLFILLSGNLFSQINKEPNPYIDVNGKAEMEIVPNLVHIDVCLQERMENGEKLTLKKIENSLKNELNVIGISEKELYISDINSIVAKTSWWKTERFSVGKYLLKVKQIDKLQEVFKVFEKLKITDASIIKATHSNLADYRKKNRINAIKAAKEKADYLLNAINAKTGKPIKVNEMEQNFQDFAQINYVGNSNLYSSRISKIKSFEKGTIQFENIKLISTIHVVFEIK; encoded by the coding sequence ATGAAAAACCTATACTTTTTACTATTCATTCTATTATCTGGAAATCTATTTAGTCAAATAAACAAAGAACCTAATCCTTATATAGACGTAAATGGTAAAGCCGAAATGGAAATAGTTCCCAATTTAGTACACATAGATGTATGTCTTCAGGAAAGAATGGAAAACGGGGAAAAACTCACTTTAAAAAAGATAGAAAACTCTTTAAAAAATGAATTGAATGTTATTGGAATATCTGAAAAAGAATTATACATCTCTGATATTAATTCCATAGTTGCTAAAACTAGCTGGTGGAAAACGGAACGTTTTTCTGTTGGTAAGTATTTATTAAAAGTAAAACAAATAGATAAGCTACAGGAGGTTTTTAAGGTTTTTGAGAAATTAAAAATTACTGATGCTTCTATTATAAAAGCTACCCATTCAAATTTAGCTGACTATAGAAAGAAAAATAGGATTAATGCGATTAAAGCTGCTAAAGAAAAGGCAGATTATTTATTGAATGCTATTAATGCTAAAACAGGAAAACCAATTAAAGTAAATGAAATGGAACAAAATTTTCAAGATTTTGCTCAAATCAATTATGTAGGAAATTCTAATTTATATAGTTCTAGAATCTCCAAAATAAAAAGCTTTGAAAAAGGAACAATCCAATTTGAAAATATAAAACTGATTTCAACCATTCATGTGGTTTTTGAAATTAAATAA
- a CDS encoding histidine kinase: MWQKIHVLCFVLITQLVCAQYDYNTPSKKRNIQLEVIEKETNKAITNAEVSVNGSYFYVSPVKDRYEIKARIGDELTVRHPDFETVYYTIRSGDNIRIEVEKPYEKLTQKIKRKRSSFNKKKISKPDFYNQYLDSVRFYEKKDIEKSIGFVSKMLKSNLTKSRKANVYEVLANVYFYWKQYDLAVENYQASLKEKNEPIVRLQLAKAQYLDGQYKESEKSYLRCRKQKLTLYESMSLFEGLGDVYKSLNQLSKAELNYKSALIIAENNQIEAKVTDLNSKLADLYAKSGEIKKADSLYQNSLQLANQENVGKSLKQETKVADYFNTSRRFDEEIELRKESLKKANEITIETDDKESLVDSITSQKINYKIGYAYMLKEDYPNAIEYLEKSAKEAAKKEDLEVQKHAVRKLSEVYAKIGDNVKAMDSYREFVSVVDSLYIRKEQEIYQVKRLTKKIADNQNRIASLEKDKELSESKINLAYKDQQLVQESNTRQEIIIYSLLASIFLIVLLVYFMYKNIRQQKLANNLLALKSMRSQMNPHFIFNALNSVNSFIAVNDERSANRYLSEFSALMRSVLENSDEDFIPLSKEIELLQLYVKLEHNRFQDKFDYTIMVDEKIPLEAYSIPPMLLQPYIENAIWHGLRYKKEKGKLQITMNQINEQEISICIEDDGVGRKKSMEMKTKNQLKQKSKGMSTIKNRIDILNDMYQDKVTVNVTDAIADGSGTKVVLQLKRD; the protein is encoded by the coding sequence ATGTGGCAGAAAATACACGTATTATGTTTTGTTTTAATAACGCAATTAGTATGCGCGCAATATGACTATAATACACCTAGTAAAAAACGTAATATACAATTAGAAGTAATTGAAAAAGAAACAAACAAAGCAATAACCAATGCAGAAGTATCCGTAAATGGAAGTTATTTTTATGTTTCACCAGTAAAAGATAGGTACGAAATAAAAGCTAGAATAGGTGATGAGTTAACAGTACGTCACCCAGATTTTGAGACCGTGTATTATACTATAAGAAGCGGAGATAATATTCGTATTGAAGTAGAAAAACCTTATGAAAAACTCACACAAAAAATAAAAAGAAAGCGTTCTTCTTTCAATAAAAAAAAGATTTCTAAGCCAGATTTCTACAACCAATATTTAGATTCGGTTCGATTTTACGAGAAAAAAGACATTGAAAAAAGTATTGGTTTTGTAAGTAAAATGCTTAAAAGTAACTTGACAAAATCAAGAAAAGCAAATGTTTATGAAGTATTAGCAAACGTTTATTTTTACTGGAAACAATACGATTTAGCGGTAGAAAATTACCAGGCTTCCTTAAAAGAAAAAAATGAACCTATTGTAAGATTGCAACTCGCAAAAGCACAATATTTAGATGGTCAGTATAAAGAAAGTGAAAAGTCATACTTAAGGTGCAGAAAGCAAAAATTGACATTGTATGAAAGTATGTCGCTTTTTGAAGGGTTAGGAGATGTATACAAGAGTTTAAACCAGCTGTCCAAAGCTGAACTAAATTATAAATCAGCACTAATAATTGCAGAGAATAACCAGATAGAGGCTAAGGTTACCGATTTGAATTCTAAGTTAGCTGATCTTTATGCGAAATCTGGAGAAATAAAAAAAGCAGATTCTCTATATCAAAACTCGTTACAATTAGCCAATCAAGAAAATGTAGGAAAGTCTTTAAAGCAAGAAACCAAAGTAGCAGATTACTTTAATACATCACGTCGATTTGATGAAGAGATTGAGTTAAGAAAAGAAAGTTTAAAAAAAGCCAATGAAATAACTATAGAAACAGATGATAAAGAAAGCTTGGTAGACTCCATAACTTCTCAAAAAATTAATTATAAAATTGGATATGCTTATATGTTAAAAGAGGACTATCCAAATGCCATTGAATATTTAGAGAAAAGTGCAAAGGAAGCAGCAAAAAAAGAAGATTTAGAAGTCCAAAAACATGCAGTAAGGAAACTATCAGAAGTATATGCTAAGATTGGGGATAATGTAAAAGCGATGGATTCTTACAGGGAGTTTGTAAGTGTTGTAGATTCATTATATATCCGAAAAGAACAAGAAATTTATCAAGTAAAAAGATTAACAAAAAAGATTGCAGACAATCAAAATAGAATTGCCAGTTTAGAAAAAGATAAAGAATTGTCAGAAAGTAAAATTAATCTAGCTTATAAAGATCAACAGTTAGTACAAGAAAGCAATACACGGCAAGAAATAATTATTTATTCATTGCTAGCAAGTATCTTTTTAATAGTGCTATTGGTGTATTTTATGTATAAAAACATTCGCCAGCAAAAATTAGCTAATAATTTACTAGCATTAAAATCAATGCGTTCACAAATGAATCCACATTTTATTTTTAATGCTTTAAATTCAGTAAATAGTTTTATTGCCGTAAATGATGAAAGGAGTGCCAATAGATATTTATCAGAGTTCTCAGCGTTAATGCGATCGGTATTAGAAAACTCAGATGAGGATTTTATTCCGTTGTCAAAAGAAATAGAATTATTACAATTGTATGTTAAGTTAGAGCATAATCGTTTTCAAGATAAATTTGACTACACGATAATGGTAGATGAAAAAATACCATTAGAAGCGTATTCTATTCCACCAATGTTATTACAACCGTATATAGAAAATGCTATATGGCATGGATTGCGTTATAAGAAGGAGAAAGGAAAACTTCAGATAACAATGAACCAAATTAATGAACAAGAAATTAGTATTTGTATTGAAGATGACGGAGTAGGAAGAAAAAAATCGATGGAGATGAAAACCAAAAATCAGTTAAAACAAAAATCAAAAGGAATGAGTACAATCAAAAACAGAATTGATATTTTAAATGATATGTACCAAGATAAAGTAACAGTAAATGTAACGGATGCTATTGCAGACGGATCAGGAACAAAAGTTGTATTACAATTAAAAAGAGATTAA
- a CDS encoding LytTR family DNA-binding domain-containing protein, with product MKIKAIIVEDEAISRDILRNYLSKYCPNVELVGEASNIEEGYALIQKHELDLVFLDVEMPYGNAFDLLEKVENRTFETIFVTAYDHYAIEALNNQASYYLLKPISIDELIKAVNHVTEIKEKEVQLENSVLAPTEIVKSGKITIPQQDGFEVLEVNDILFCKADDNYTEIYLSNRKKVVSKTLKHFENILEEYAFARVHKSYLVNINAVIKYKKGKGGSIVLLNGQEIMVSATKKANLLSYFK from the coding sequence ATGAAAATAAAAGCCATAATAGTAGAAGACGAAGCCATAAGTAGAGATATTTTAAGAAACTATTTATCAAAATATTGCCCTAATGTAGAATTAGTAGGAGAGGCAAGTAATATTGAAGAAGGTTACGCATTGATACAAAAACATGAGTTAGACTTGGTATTTTTAGATGTTGAAATGCCTTATGGAAATGCTTTTGACTTATTAGAAAAGGTAGAAAATAGGACTTTTGAAACTATTTTTGTAACTGCCTATGATCATTATGCAATAGAAGCTTTAAACAATCAGGCATCATACTATTTATTAAAACCTATTTCTATAGATGAGTTAATAAAAGCGGTAAACCATGTCACTGAAATAAAAGAGAAAGAAGTTCAGCTAGAAAACTCAGTATTGGCACCAACAGAAATTGTAAAGTCAGGAAAAATAACCATACCTCAACAAGACGGATTTGAGGTATTAGAAGTTAATGACATTCTTTTTTGCAAGGCAGATGATAATTACACAGAAATATACTTGAGTAATAGGAAAAAAGTAGTTAGTAAAACACTGAAACATTTTGAAAACATACTAGAAGAGTATGCGTTTGCAAGAGTACATAAATCCTATTTGGTAAACATAAATGCTGTAATCAAATACAAAAAAGGAAAAGGAGGTAGCATTGTATTGTTAAATGGACAAGAAATTATGGTGTCAGCAACTAAAAAAGCGAATCTTTTATCCTATTTTAAATAG